A genomic window from Fusarium oxysporum Fo47 chromosome VIII, complete sequence includes:
- a CDS encoding ADP-ribosylation factor family-domain-containing protein has translation MRIARWLLGGGREHVGLVLGNDASGKTTFLYRLKFNEAVQALPTIGFNVETIDCPDGEKVTLWDVGGCDAIRPLIRHYMAQDRFLVFIQSCTDADPDRVEFSLEYLRMGMNMMLEYEAKHMFIIFNKQDLLSEEERPKVVKELKAKIEAEIKPYADKLDIKILDNSGLSALWGCQVHNVMDEIRKTLKPKNAGKDTKAEIEQREKGPSEEELRNRIRTANAESADAKTFWESFLDGTLEGWDHFTHLRAGFFVMHDCFGKGLGLLECADEFMKHLNRLREGNPERFRNTAHKTMTIFWLHQIQVAAIGYQAKAHLDKFPSREDYADIVFSAPHLMNSGLWRSYYSKNLLFSQLARDHYSLPDFKPLPTIKQATSAPLREKAVNDVDRLPRFAFSVVQKTLSSKLRRGGVVKQALEALQSSTMRLRASDSSVPPYSETQAYFWIQIIHAYTRSLEVESSESQFTTYEAFKSLFDIKGDEWREHYSQSTWESIAARMTFVNPDKKPLPNIFGLPSQARKDLARSQMINSMNHRSTNTDLPPPDDLDFLAALLVDEAKLIPESELNVASHASLIRFLFNRLTEKTKSTATSTKRGDASLASSTALEIAKWTGLTQAMFWVQQIQIALAGRKDMGFEEFIKGNSGLAFEDLPFVYYSPQLWGSVEARDGYEWDYIQVEMD, from the exons ATGC GCATCGCTCGTTGGCTCTTGGGCGGAGGCCGCGAACATGTCGGCCTCGTTCTAGGCAATGACGCATCCGGTAAAACAACATTTCTATACAGACTCAAGTTTAATGAAGCTGTGCAGGCCCTTCCGACAATTGGCTTCAATGTCGAGACTATAGACTGTCCTGATGGAGAGAAAGTTACCCTCTGGGACGTTGGAG GCTGTGATGCCATTCGTCCTCTCATACGACACTACATGGCCCAAGATCGCTTCCTAGTATTCATTCAAAGCTGCACCGACGCAGATCCTGATCGTGTTGAGTTCTCGCTTGAGTATCTCCGCATGGGAATGAATATGATGCTTGAATACGAGGCAAAGCACATGTttatcatcttcaacaaacaAGACCTCCTCTCGGAAGAAGAACGACCAAAAGTCGTAAAAGAACTAAAGGCTAAGATagaagctgagatcaagcCATATGCTGATAAGCTCGATATAAAGATCCTGGATAATTCTGGTCTAAGTGCCCTATGGGGTTGCCAGGTTCATAACGTCATGGATGAGATACGAAAGACGTTGAAACCGAAGAACGCAGGTAAGGATACGAAAGCTGAGATTGAACAGAGGGAGAAAGGGCCGAGTGAAGAGGAACTTCGCAATAGGATTCGAACGGCTAATGCTGAGAGTGCTGATGCCAAGACGTTCTGGGAATCGTTTCTAGATGGAACTTTGGAGGGGTGGGATCATTTCACTCATCTCAGGGCGGGTTTCTTCGTCATGCACGATTGTTTCGGTAAAGGATTGGGATTGTTGGAGTGTGCTGATGAGTTTATGAAGCATTTGAATCGGCTGCGGGAGGGAAATCCTGAGAGGTTTCGCAACACAGCGCACAA AACGATGACGATATTCTGGCTTCATCAAATACAAGTCGCTGCAATAGGATACCAAGCAAAAGCACACCTCGACAAATTCCCCTCTCGAGAAGACTACGCCGACATCGTCTTCTCAGCACCACATCTCATGAACTCGGGCCTCTGGAGATCATACTACTCCAAGAACCTATTGTTCTCGCAGCTAGCTCGGGATCACTATAGTCTTCCTGACTTTAAGCCTCTTCCCACTATTAAGCAGGCCACTTCTGCGCCTTTGCGAGAGAAAGCTGTGAACGATGTTGATCGGCTGCCTCGATTTGCGTTTTCGGTGGTTCAAAAGACTCTTTCGTCAAAGCTTAGACGGGGAGGAGTTGTTAAACAGGCTCTTGAAGCACTGCAGTCTTCGACTATGCGTTTGAGGGCTTCGGATTCTTCGGTTCCTCCGTACTCTGAGACACAGGCGTATTTCTGGATTCAGATCATTCACGCCTATACCCGCTCCTTGGAGGTTGAATCGTCCGAAAGCCAATTTACCACTTACGAGGCGTTTAAGTCTCTGTTCGACATTAAGGGTGATGAGTGGAGGGAGCATTACTCCCAATCAACGTGGGAGAGCATCGCCGCTCGAATGACATTCGTCAACCCCGACAAGAAACCTCTCCCCAATATCTTCGGTTTACCGTCACAAGCAAGAAAAGACCTCGCTCGTTCACAAATGATAAACTCCATGAACCACCGCTCAACGAATACAGACCTCCCACCCCCTGATGACCTAGACTTTCTAGCAGCACTCCTCGTCGACGAAGCAAAACTCATCCCAGAGTCCGAACTCAACGTCGCCAGCCACGCGAGCCTCATCCGTTTCCTATTCAACCGTCTTACAGAAAAGACCAAATCTACCGCTACGAGCACAAAACGCGGTGATGCTTCGCTAGCTTCGTCAACGGCGCTGGAGATTGCGAAATGGACTGGTTTGACACAGGCTATGTTCTGGGTACAGCAGATCCAAATTGCACTGGCGGGACGGAAAGACATGGGATTTGAGGAGTTTATTAAGGGGAATTCGGGTTTGGCGTTTGAGGATTTACCGTTTGTGTATTATTCGCCGCAGTTGTGGGGGAGTGTTGAGGCGAGGGATGG TTACGAATGGGATTATATACAAGTCGAAATGGATTAA